One region of Streptomyces capillispiralis genomic DNA includes:
- a CDS encoding SWIM zinc finger family protein → MTQQGVRRTAEQVLALAPDSASRAAGSRLGAAGPWSGTGRSGEGAVWGLCEGSGSDPYRTVVDVADASGPAYRCSCPSRSVPCEHAIGLLLLWASGDAGVPRGRAPEWAEGWVAGRRARPERQPAADAPGAPPGPADPEAARRRAERRAERVTAGAAELEQRLTDLLRGGLASAEQSGPGLWEETAARMVDAQAQGLAARVREVGALPGSGPDWPVRLLEECALLHLLGRGWLRRERLPEGLAATVRSRVGLPMPADGPPVRDDWLVLAQYDTADSRLTTRRIWLYGTESDRTALLLSYGAAGRAPELALPVGLALDAELSAYPGAGRARAALGDRFAPAAPTAVRPAGTTTARALARYGDALRDDPWLESVPVTLDRVIPVPDGDGWQLADAGEDTALPLTPAARARPGLWRLVALSGGAPVRVFGECGHRGFTPLAAWPEGPGEVVPLC, encoded by the coding sequence ATGACTCAGCAGGGGGTGCGCCGGACTGCGGAGCAGGTGCTGGCCCTGGCGCCCGACTCCGCGTCCCGCGCTGCGGGAAGCAGGCTCGGCGCGGCCGGTCCGTGGTCGGGGACGGGCCGTTCCGGCGAGGGGGCGGTGTGGGGGCTGTGCGAGGGCAGCGGGAGCGATCCGTACCGGACGGTCGTCGATGTCGCGGACGCCTCCGGCCCGGCGTACCGGTGCAGTTGCCCGAGCCGTTCGGTCCCGTGCGAGCACGCGATCGGGCTGCTGCTGCTCTGGGCGAGCGGGGACGCGGGGGTGCCGCGGGGACGGGCGCCGGAGTGGGCCGAGGGGTGGGTCGCCGGCCGGCGCGCGCGCCCGGAGCGGCAGCCCGCCGCGGACGCCCCGGGCGCGCCGCCGGGGCCCGCCGATCCGGAGGCGGCGCGGCGCCGGGCGGAGCGCCGGGCCGAGCGGGTCACCGCGGGCGCGGCCGAACTGGAGCAGCGGCTGACGGATCTGCTCCGCGGCGGCCTGGCGTCGGCCGAGCAGTCCGGGCCCGGCCTGTGGGAGGAGACCGCGGCCCGCATGGTCGACGCGCAGGCACAGGGACTGGCCGCCCGGGTGCGGGAGGTGGGGGCGCTGCCTGGCAGCGGTCCGGACTGGCCGGTGCGGCTGCTGGAGGAGTGCGCGCTGCTCCATCTCCTCGGCCGGGGCTGGCTGCGCCGTGAGCGGCTGCCGGAGGGTCTCGCCGCGACGGTCCGCTCCCGTGTCGGGCTGCCCATGCCGGCGGACGGCCCGCCGGTGCGCGACGACTGGCTGGTCCTCGCCCAGTACGACACGGCGGACAGCCGTCTGACGACCCGCCGGATCTGGCTGTACGGCACGGAGTCGGACCGTACGGCGCTGCTCCTCTCCTACGGTGCGGCGGGCCGCGCCCCCGAGCTCGCGCTGCCGGTGGGGCTGGCCCTGGACGCCGAGCTGTCCGCGTATCCGGGTGCGGGCCGGGCGCGCGCGGCCCTGGGCGACCGGTTCGCGCCGGCCGCGCCGACGGCGGTGCGGCCGGCGGGGACGACGACGGCCCGGGCGCTCGCCCGCTACGGCGACGCGCTGCGCGACGACCCCTGGCTGGAGTCGGTCCCGGTGACGCTGGACCGGGTGATACCCGTGCCGGACGGTGACGGCTGGCAGCTGGCCGATGCCGGCGAGGACACCGCCCTGCCGCTCACCCCGGCGGCGCGGGCCCGCCCCGGCCTGTGGCGCCTGGTCGCCCTGTCGGGCGGCGCTCCGGTCCGTGTCTTCGGTGAGTGCGGCCACCGGGGATTCACTCCGTTGGCGGCATGGCCGGAGGGGCCCGGGGAGGTGGTGCCGCTGTGCTGA
- a CDS encoding DUF5691 domain-containing protein encodes MSRTTADADPSLPDTWEELVTTALLGTDRRTPAGAAPGPRAPLALLDAAALATVRRRAGLRPAPAAPRPERAPEDPRPPLPPAAARRLAMLLADRPGTPGGGRRGAAPDLMELLPQWLAAANARGFAAPPAALPALLDAARGRTDLRPAALRFAGPRALWLARLNPDWRFALRSTGGGPSAPGPHDKDGIRRLWREGLFAERVALLAALRSREPAAARDLLAATWATERAEDRLMFLDSLRTRLSPDDEPFLEQALADRSRNVRATAAELLSSLPGSALAERMAVRAGACVAVDHTGDVPTIAVEAPHECDAGMERDGVVAKAPAGRGERSWWLGQLVEAAPLDSWPRRLGGRTPEEIVALPVADDWQAELHAAWCRAAVRQRNAAWSRALLGEPSAPEAGGPGAVSLAERAQLLGTLEAGERARWVAGFIETHGLSEAFQLLGVCAVPWAAPVGRAVVDALNIARDAGSYPWSFSGVMGLAERCLDPSESGRLDALLAIPDEPENASPGAGGYWSEAFQRLVTTLRLRAAMLTELTPPSP; translated from the coding sequence ATGAGCAGGACCACCGCGGACGCGGACCCGTCCCTCCCGGACACCTGGGAGGAGCTGGTGACCACGGCCCTGCTGGGCACGGACCGGCGTACACCGGCAGGTGCCGCGCCGGGGCCCCGGGCACCGCTGGCCCTGCTGGACGCGGCGGCCCTGGCGACCGTACGGCGACGGGCCGGGCTGCGGCCGGCCCCGGCCGCGCCGCGTCCGGAACGGGCTCCCGAGGATCCGCGCCCTCCGCTGCCGCCCGCCGCCGCCCGCCGGCTCGCGATGCTCCTCGCCGACCGCCCCGGCACCCCGGGCGGGGGCCGCCGGGGCGCGGCACCGGATCTCATGGAGCTGCTGCCCCAGTGGCTGGCGGCGGCGAACGCCCGCGGTTTCGCGGCGCCCCCCGCCGCGCTCCCCGCCCTCCTCGACGCCGCACGGGGCCGGACGGACCTGCGCCCGGCGGCACTGCGCTTCGCGGGCCCGCGCGCCCTGTGGCTGGCCCGGCTCAACCCGGACTGGCGGTTCGCGCTGCGCTCCACGGGCGGTGGCCCGTCCGCTCCCGGCCCGCACGACAAGGACGGCATACGGCGGCTGTGGCGGGAAGGGCTCTTCGCCGAGCGGGTCGCCCTCCTCGCCGCCCTGCGCTCCCGCGAGCCGGCCGCCGCCCGCGACCTCCTCGCGGCGACCTGGGCGACGGAGCGCGCGGAGGACCGGCTGATGTTCCTGGACTCGCTGCGCACCCGTCTCTCTCCGGACGACGAGCCCTTCCTGGAGCAGGCCCTGGCCGACCGCAGCCGCAACGTACGGGCGACGGCGGCCGAGTTGCTGTCGTCCCTGCCCGGCTCGGCGCTGGCCGAGCGGATGGCGGTCAGAGCCGGCGCCTGTGTGGCCGTGGACCATACGGGGGACGTACCGACGATCGCCGTCGAGGCACCGCACGAGTGCGACGCGGGCATGGAGCGCGACGGCGTGGTGGCCAAGGCCCCCGCGGGCCGGGGCGAACGGTCCTGGTGGCTCGGCCAGTTGGTGGAGGCGGCCCCGCTCGACAGCTGGCCGCGGCGGCTCGGCGGGCGTACGCCCGAGGAGATCGTCGCCCTGCCGGTGGCGGACGACTGGCAGGCCGAACTGCACGCGGCGTGGTGCCGTGCGGCCGTACGGCAGCGGAACGCCGCGTGGTCCCGGGCGCTGCTCGGGGAGCCCTCCGCTCCGGAGGCGGGCGGCCCGGGAGCGGTGTCCCTGGCCGAACGGGCCCAGCTGCTCGGCACGCTGGAGGCCGGCGAACGGGCGCGGTGGGTGGCGGGGTTCATCGAGACGCACGGTCTGTCCGAGGCGTTCCAGCTGCTCGGGGTGTGCGCCGTGCCCTGGGCCGCGCCGGTCGGACGGGCGGTGGTCGACGCGCTCAACATCGCGCGGGACGCAGGGAGTTATCCATGGAGTTTCAGCGGAGTCATGGGCCTGGCGGAACGCTGCCTCGACCCGTCCGAGTCCGGCCGCCTCGACGCGCTGCTGGCGATACCGGACGAACCGGAGAACGCGTCACCGGGAGCAGGCGGCTACTGGTCGGAAGCCTTCCAACGCCTGGTCACCACCCTGCGCCTACGAGCGGCCATGCTCACGGAACTGACCCCGCCCAGCCCCTGA
- a CDS encoding cobalamin B12-binding domain-containing protein — translation MGVAAGPIRVVVAKPGLDGHDRGAKVIARALRDAGMEVIYTGLHQTPEQIVDTAIQEDADAIGLSILSGAHNTLFAAVIELLEQRDAADILVFGGGIIPEADIAPLKEKGVAEIFTPGATTASIVDWVRANVRQPAQA, via the coding sequence ATGGGTGTGGCAGCCGGTCCGATCCGCGTGGTGGTGGCCAAGCCGGGGCTCGACGGCCACGATCGCGGGGCCAAGGTGATCGCGCGGGCGCTGCGCGACGCCGGTATGGAGGTGATCTACACCGGGCTCCACCAGACCCCCGAGCAGATCGTCGACACCGCGATCCAGGAGGACGCCGACGCGATCGGGCTCTCCATCCTGTCCGGTGCGCACAACACGCTCTTCGCGGCGGTGATCGAGCTGCTGGAGCAGCGGGACGCGGCGGACATCCTGGTGTTCGGCGGCGGGATCATCCCCGAGGCGGACATCGCCCCGCTGAAGGAGAAGGGCGTCGCGGAGATCTTCACGCCCGGTGCGACCACGGCGTCGATCGTCGACTGGGTCCGGGCGAACGTACGCCAGCCGGCGCAGGCGTAG
- a CDS encoding esterase/lipase family protein gives MKVTQAALPFLPLCRRLVPPRLADLSLALLKATALELAILAGHLLLYPAGIIQERRGAPPALPAPDGTAQLPARAKPPVVLLHGFIDNRSVFVLLRRSLAQHGRQQIESLNYSPLTCDVRIAAELLGRHIEQVCERTGSRQVDVVGHSLGGLIARYYVQRLGGDTRVRTLVTLGTPHSGTRVAPLANAHPIVRQMRPGSPVLEELALPAPGCRTHFVAFWSDLDHIMDPLEAACIEHPDLSVENVRVSGVGHLALPVHPAVATGIRQALDAARPGEPSTGHGGGLTVA, from the coding sequence ATGAAGGTCACCCAGGCAGCTCTCCCCTTCCTGCCGCTCTGCCGTCGCCTCGTGCCGCCCCGGCTGGCCGATCTCTCCCTGGCCCTGCTGAAGGCGACCGCTCTGGAGCTGGCGATCCTCGCGGGCCACCTCCTGCTCTATCCGGCCGGCATCATCCAGGAGCGCCGGGGTGCGCCCCCCGCGCTGCCCGCGCCCGACGGCACCGCTCAGCTGCCGGCACGGGCCAAGCCGCCGGTCGTGCTGCTGCACGGCTTCATCGACAACCGCTCGGTCTTCGTCCTGCTGCGCCGCAGCCTGGCCCAGCACGGCCGGCAGCAGATCGAGTCGCTCAACTACTCGCCCCTGACCTGCGACGTCCGCATCGCGGCCGAGCTGCTCGGCCGCCACATAGAGCAGGTGTGCGAGCGGACGGGCAGCCGTCAGGTGGACGTGGTCGGGCACAGCCTCGGGGGGCTGATCGCGCGGTACTACGTGCAGCGGCTGGGCGGTGACACCCGCGTACGGACGCTCGTCACGCTGGGCACGCCGCACTCCGGCACCCGCGTCGCGCCGCTGGCCAACGCGCACCCCATCGTGCGCCAGATGCGCCCCGGCTCACCGGTGCTCGAGGAGCTCGCCCTGCCCGCCCCCGGCTGCCGTACGCACTTCGTGGCCTTCTGGAGCGATCTCGACCACATCATGGACCCGCTGGAGGCGGCGTGCATCGAGCACCCCGACCTGTCGGTGGAGAACGTGCGGGTGAGCGGCGTCGGCCATCTCGCCCTGCCGGTGCACCCGGCCGTGGCGACCGGCATACGCCAGGCCCTGGACGCGGCGCGTCCCGGCGAGCCGTCCACCGGCCACGGCGGGGGCCTGACGGTGGCGTGA
- a CDS encoding M23 family metallopeptidase, which produces MPVSFARETCGRLSCPRTAGYSRRTALAAPVVEAKEKLVNDRHPSGTMAPAPASDASSAPYASYGAQEAQYGDLTTYGGYDATGFDATHFGTGGHATGTFATDPLFGDLPGSGQDTGAYDTGHWNAGGHDTGHYDTYAAQHPTAYDTGGYDTTAWTTGDQPMTVIPPQAGSPETSGQLDAGAWIQPDQAGNPADQTQQWDWGTQTFDSGVYDATQWNTDGGDTAAPAPAPDAYEPQAGSFDRSAYTDPAQGTYEDPAQGPFEDTQGTYADAAEHAYDEPAADDDEPAHGEPADTGELPAVHLLDGQEETVPAPSSRAASRAGSRSRRRTPPKRSALLTVAVPSACVMGVAGIAAASVGDLGDDGGQDTATTAADAQPVQPSTANIKLDTQLESLAAGADDFADRASRTQERIDLKAQQEAERRRAAEEAARKERLRPKFALPVAQHGLSAYYGQSGINWMSVHSGIDFPVSYGATVMAATDGTVRTQYNSAYGNMMIVTAMDGTETWYCHLSSYQVPSGTTVKAGDAIAFSGNSGNSTGPHLHFEVRPGGGSAIDPLAWLRSHGLDPS; this is translated from the coding sequence ATGCCCGTTTCCTTCGCGCGCGAAACCTGCGGAAGATTGTCGTGCCCGCGTACCGCCGGGTACAGTCGCCGCACTGCTCTGGCAGCCCCTGTTGTCGAGGCGAAAGAGAAGTTGGTGAACGACCGTCACCCGTCGGGGACCATGGCCCCGGCCCCGGCTTCCGATGCCTCTTCGGCGCCCTACGCGTCGTACGGCGCCCAGGAAGCCCAGTACGGCGACCTCACCACGTACGGCGGCTACGACGCCACCGGTTTTGACGCCACCCACTTCGGCACCGGCGGTCACGCCACCGGCACCTTCGCCACCGATCCCCTCTTCGGTGACCTCCCGGGCAGCGGCCAGGACACCGGCGCGTACGACACCGGACACTGGAACGCCGGGGGTCACGACACCGGCCACTACGACACCTACGCGGCCCAGCACCCCACCGCGTACGACACCGGCGGCTACGACACGACCGCCTGGACCACCGGCGACCAGCCGATGACGGTGATCCCGCCGCAGGCCGGCTCGCCGGAGACCAGCGGCCAGTTGGACGCGGGTGCCTGGATCCAGCCCGACCAGGCCGGGAACCCCGCCGACCAGACCCAGCAGTGGGACTGGGGCACGCAGACCTTCGACAGCGGCGTCTACGACGCCACGCAGTGGAACACCGACGGCGGCGACACCGCCGCCCCGGCGCCCGCACCCGACGCGTACGAGCCGCAGGCCGGCTCCTTCGACCGGTCCGCCTACACGGACCCCGCCCAGGGCACCTACGAGGACCCCGCCCAGGGCCCGTTCGAGGACACCCAGGGCACCTACGCCGACGCGGCGGAGCACGCCTACGACGAACCCGCCGCCGACGACGACGAGCCGGCGCACGGCGAGCCCGCCGACACCGGTGAGCTGCCCGCGGTGCACCTGCTCGACGGGCAGGAGGAGACCGTCCCCGCCCCGTCGTCCCGCGCCGCCTCACGTGCCGGGTCCCGGTCCCGCCGCCGTACGCCCCCCAAGCGCTCCGCGCTGCTGACCGTGGCCGTGCCCTCGGCGTGCGTGATGGGCGTCGCCGGTATCGCCGCGGCGTCGGTCGGCGACCTGGGTGACGACGGCGGCCAGGACACGGCGACCACCGCGGCGGACGCCCAGCCGGTGCAGCCGTCCACCGCCAACATCAAGCTGGACACCCAGCTGGAGAGCCTCGCCGCCGGCGCCGACGACTTCGCCGACCGGGCCAGCCGTACCCAGGAGCGCATCGACCTCAAGGCCCAGCAGGAGGCCGAGCGCAGGCGGGCAGCTGAGGAGGCGGCCCGCAAGGAGCGGCTGCGTCCGAAGTTCGCGCTCCCCGTCGCCCAGCACGGCCTCAGCGCCTACTACGGCCAGTCCGGCATCAACTGGATGTCCGTCCACTCCGGCATCGACTTCCCCGTGTCGTACGGCGCCACGGTGATGGCCGCGACCGACGGCACGGTGCGCACGCAGTACAACTCCGCTTACGGCAACATGATGATCGTGACCGCGATGGACGGCACCGAGACGTGGTACTGCCACCTCTCCAGCTACCAGGTGCCCTCCGGTACGACCGTCAAGGCGGGCGACGCGATCGCGTTCTCCGGGAACTCCGGCAACTCCACCGGCCCGCACCTGCACTTCGAGGTCCGCCCGGGTGGCGGCTCGGCGATCGACCCGCTCGCCTGGCTGCGCAGCCACGGCCTCGACCCGTCGTAG
- the pcrA gene encoding DNA helicase PcrA produces MSSLFDDSFLADLQAQRGPVDEPPPPPEDDHVPEHLPDDLFGGKFDVPPDRWGSPGSGEAGSGGGYYRDGAPRPVIDAAALLEGLNDNQRAAVVHSGSPLLIVAGAGSGKTRVLTHRIAHLLAARSVHPGQILAITFTNKAAGEMKERVEHLVGPRANAMWVMTFHSACVRILRRESKKLGFTSSFSIYDAADSKRLMALVCRDLDLDPKRFPPKSFSAKISNLKNELIDEEDFAAQAADGFEKTLAQAYALYQSRLREANALDFDDLIMTTVNLLRAFPDVAEHYRRRFRHVLVDEYQDTNHAQYALVRELVGTGEHPVDVPPEAEVPPAELCVVGDADQSIYAFRGATIRNILQFEEDYPNATTILLEQNYRSTQTILSAANAVIERNESRRPKNLWTNAGTGARITGYVADTEHDEAQFVADEIDRLVDAGETKAGDVAVFYRTNAQSRVFEEIFIRVGLPYKVVGGVRFYERKEVRDVLAYLRVLANPEDSVPLRRILNVPKRGIGDRAEAMIDALAQREKISFPQALRRVDEAYGMAARSANAVKRFNTLMEELRTIVESGAGPATVLEAIFERTGYLAELQASTDPQDETRIENLQELAAVALEFEQERGEGESVGLSDFLEQVALVADSDQIPDEDEDGSGVITLMTLHTAKGLEFPVVFLTGMEDGVFPHMRALGQTKELEEERRLAYVGITRARERLYLTRSTLRSAWGQPSYNPPSRFLEEIPAAHLEWKRTGASAPVPSGPASGVAATLSSSRSRSSASGASGFATRRTSAGDQPVVSLAIGDRVTHDQFGLGTVVGVKGTGANAEATIDFGDTKPKRLLLRYAPVEKL; encoded by the coding sequence ATGAGCAGCCTCTTTGACGACAGCTTCCTGGCGGACCTCCAGGCCCAGCGGGGCCCCGTGGACGAGCCCCCGCCACCGCCCGAGGACGATCATGTGCCGGAGCACCTGCCGGACGATCTGTTCGGCGGGAAGTTCGACGTGCCGCCGGACCGATGGGGGTCCCCCGGCTCGGGCGAAGCCGGGAGCGGGGGAGGCTACTACCGCGACGGTGCCCCGCGCCCGGTGATCGACGCCGCCGCGCTGCTGGAGGGGCTGAACGACAACCAGCGCGCCGCCGTCGTGCACTCCGGCTCCCCGCTGCTCATCGTGGCCGGCGCCGGCTCCGGCAAGACGCGCGTGCTCACCCACCGCATCGCCCACCTGCTCGCCGCGCGGAGTGTCCACCCCGGCCAGATCCTCGCGATCACCTTCACCAACAAGGCCGCCGGTGAGATGAAGGAGCGCGTCGAGCACCTCGTCGGCCCGCGCGCCAACGCGATGTGGGTGATGACCTTCCACAGCGCGTGCGTGCGCATCCTGCGCCGCGAGAGCAAGAAGCTCGGCTTCACGTCGTCGTTCTCGATCTACGACGCCGCCGACTCCAAGCGTCTGATGGCCCTGGTCTGCCGCGACCTGGACCTCGACCCCAAGCGCTTCCCGCCGAAGTCCTTCAGCGCCAAGATCAGCAACCTGAAGAACGAGCTGATCGACGAGGAGGACTTCGCCGCCCAGGCCGCCGACGGCTTCGAGAAGACCCTCGCCCAGGCCTACGCCCTGTACCAGTCGCGGCTGCGCGAGGCCAACGCACTGGACTTCGACGACCTGATCATGACGACGGTCAACCTGCTCCGCGCCTTCCCGGACGTCGCCGAGCACTACCGCCGCCGCTTCCGCCACGTCCTCGTCGACGAGTACCAGGACACCAACCACGCCCAGTACGCCCTGGTCAGGGAGCTGGTCGGCACCGGCGAGCACCCCGTCGACGTACCGCCGGAGGCCGAGGTCCCGCCCGCCGAGCTGTGCGTGGTGGGCGACGCCGACCAGTCGATCTACGCCTTCCGCGGCGCGACGATCCGCAACATCCTCCAGTTCGAGGAGGACTACCCGAACGCGACGACGATCCTGCTGGAGCAGAACTACCGCTCCACGCAGACCATCCTGAGCGCCGCCAACGCCGTCATCGAGCGCAACGAGTCGCGCCGCCCGAAGAACCTGTGGACCAACGCCGGCACCGGCGCGCGGATCACCGGATACGTCGCGGACACCGAGCACGACGAGGCGCAGTTCGTCGCCGACGAGATAGACCGCCTGGTCGACGCGGGCGAGACGAAGGCCGGCGACGTCGCCGTCTTCTACCGCACCAACGCCCAGTCCCGTGTCTTCGAGGAGATCTTCATCCGGGTCGGCCTGCCCTACAAGGTCGTCGGCGGCGTCCGCTTCTACGAGCGCAAGGAGGTCCGGGACGTCCTGGCCTACCTGCGGGTGCTCGCCAACCCCGAGGACTCGGTGCCGCTGCGCCGCATCCTCAACGTGCCCAAGCGGGGCATCGGCGACCGCGCGGAGGCCATGATCGACGCCCTCGCGCAGCGCGAGAAGATCAGCTTCCCCCAGGCGCTCAGGCGCGTCGACGAGGCGTACGGCATGGCCGCGCGGTCGGCGAACGCCGTGAAGCGGTTCAACACGCTGATGGAGGAGCTGCGCACGATCGTCGAGTCCGGCGCGGGCCCGGCGACCGTCCTGGAGGCGATCTTCGAACGCACCGGCTACCTGGCCGAGTTGCAGGCCTCCACCGACCCGCAGGACGAGACCCGCATCGAGAACCTCCAAGAACTCGCGGCCGTCGCCCTGGAGTTCGAGCAGGAGCGCGGCGAGGGCGAGTCCGTGGGGCTGTCCGACTTCCTGGAGCAGGTCGCCCTGGTCGCGGACTCCGACCAGATCCCCGACGAGGACGAGGACGGCTCCGGCGTCATCACCCTGATGACCCTGCACACCGCCAAGGGCCTGGAGTTCCCGGTCGTCTTCCTCACCGGCATGGAGGACGGCGTCTTCCCGCACATGCGCGCCCTCGGCCAGACCAAGGAGCTGGAGGAGGAGCGGCGCCTGGCCTACGTCGGCATCACCCGCGCCCGGGAGCGGCTGTACCTCACCCGGTCCACGCTGCGCAGCGCCTGGGGCCAGCCGTCCTACAACCCGCCCTCGCGCTTCCTGGAGGAGATCCCGGCCGCCCACCTGGAGTGGAAGCGGACGGGGGCGAGCGCGCCCGTGCCCTCCGGACCGGCGTCGGGCGTGGCGGCGACGCTGTCGTCGTCCCGTTCCCGCTCGTCGGCCTCGGGTGCCTCCGGCTTCGCCACCCGCCGTACGTCGGCGGGGGACCAGCCGGTGGTGTCGCTGGCCATCGGCGACCGGGTCACGCACGACCAGTTCGGCCTCGGCACCGTCGTCGGGGTCAAGGGGACGGGTGCCAACGCGGAGGCGACGATCGACTTCGGGGACACCAAGCCCAAGCGTCTGCTGCTGCGGTACGCGCCGGTGGAGAAGCTGTAG
- a CDS encoding C40 family peptidase: MASHRKSRTPGPRVAGIRTPALATAALTSVALLSQTANAAPSDDGKPSLEEVEKKVDDLYRQAESATEKYNAAKERTAKQRKRVDTLLDDVAKRTQRLNEAREELGSFAAAQYRTGAGIPDTATFLLADSPQDIFDQSQLMDRMTGRQKEAVDDYVTQQSETMRKRQEATRSLETLTESQGDLKTAKATVQKKLTDARELMSRLTAEEKARLAAIEKEKQQEAARKAAELARQQAERQQAQEEAARQESGTAEGSGSSGSSGSSGSATTPPADSSYATKAEKALAFARAQIGKPYVWGATGPDSYDCSGLTQGAWKAAGVTIPRTTYDQVDAGTTVPVSQAQPGDLVFFYDDITHVGIYIGNGMMIHAPKPGTYVREESIFYDGESSIHSVVRPA; the protein is encoded by the coding sequence TTGGCGTCGCACCGCAAGTCGCGCACTCCCGGCCCGCGCGTGGCAGGCATACGGACCCCGGCCCTGGCCACGGCCGCGCTGACCTCCGTGGCCCTGCTGTCCCAGACCGCCAACGCCGCCCCCTCGGACGACGGCAAGCCGAGTCTGGAGGAGGTCGAGAAGAAGGTCGACGACCTCTACCGCCAGGCGGAGTCGGCGACCGAGAAGTACAACGCGGCCAAGGAGAGGACCGCGAAGCAGCGCAAGCGCGTCGACACCCTCCTCGACGACGTGGCCAAGCGCACCCAGCGGCTCAACGAGGCGCGGGAGGAACTGGGTTCCTTCGCCGCCGCCCAGTACCGGACCGGCGCCGGCATCCCCGACACGGCGACCTTCCTGCTCGCGGACTCCCCGCAGGACATCTTCGACCAGAGCCAGCTGATGGACCGGATGACCGGCCGCCAGAAGGAAGCGGTCGACGACTACGTCACCCAGCAGTCCGAGACGATGCGGAAGCGCCAGGAGGCCACCCGGAGCCTCGAGACGCTCACCGAGTCCCAGGGCGACCTGAAGACCGCCAAGGCCACCGTCCAGAAGAAGCTCACCGACGCGCGCGAGCTGATGTCGAGGCTGACCGCCGAGGAGAAGGCGCGGCTCGCGGCGATCGAGAAGGAGAAGCAGCAGGAGGCCGCCCGCAAGGCCGCCGAGCTCGCCCGGCAGCAGGCGGAGCGGCAGCAGGCCCAGGAGGAGGCCGCACGGCAGGAGAGCGGCACCGCTGAGGGCTCCGGCTCCTCCGGGTCCTCCGGGTCCTCCGGGTCGGCGACCACGCCCCCGGCCGACTCCTCGTACGCCACCAAGGCGGAGAAGGCCCTCGCCTTCGCCCGCGCCCAGATCGGCAAGCCGTACGTCTGGGGCGCCACCGGCCCCGACTCCTACGACTGCTCAGGGCTCACCCAGGGCGCCTGGAAGGCCGCCGGCGTCACCATCCCGCGCACCACCTACGACCAGGTCGACGCGGGCACCACGGTCCCCGTCTCCCAGGCCCAGCCCGGTGACCTGGTCTTCTTCTACGACGACATCACCCATGTGGGCATCTACATCGGCAACGGGATGATGATCCACGCCCCGAAGCCCGGCACGTACGTCCGCGAGGAGTCGATCTTCTACGACGGCGAGTCCTCGATCCACAGCGTGGTCCGCCCGGCCTGA
- a CDS encoding NlpC/P60 family protein has protein sequence MAAHRRSRQRWAGGTKARTAATVALAGAAAATGLDGSGHAAPQPAPDQVRADVARLYREAEAATEKYNGAKEKAESARQRLRALQDERARREERLNSARAELGSVAAAQYRGGGLDPALQLVLSEDPDGYLEGAAVAERVGSRQRAAVGRVRAQLREIERLRGAARIEVNSLTSRRAELKRHEETITGRLSTARRLLSRLPSGHRAGLADSTDRAARSSTGSRDGLTAPGSVTSLAPGPRAARAVSYAYQKLGSPYVWGATGPDAFDCSGLVQAAYRSAGVSLPRTTYAQIGAGRRVPRSELLPGDLVFFYSGISHVGIYVGGGRMIHAPNPSAPVRLAPLDEMPFAGATRVG, from the coding sequence GTGGCAGCGCACCGCAGGTCCCGACAGCGCTGGGCGGGCGGCACCAAGGCCCGTACGGCCGCCACCGTCGCCCTCGCCGGCGCGGCCGCCGCGACCGGCCTCGACGGGTCGGGACACGCCGCACCGCAGCCGGCACCGGACCAGGTCAGAGCCGATGTCGCCAGGCTCTACCGGGAGGCGGAGGCCGCCACCGAGAAGTACAACGGCGCCAAGGAGAAGGCCGAGTCGGCGCGGCAGCGGCTGCGCGCCCTCCAGGACGAGCGGGCGCGCCGCGAGGAGCGGCTCAACTCCGCGCGCGCCGAACTGGGTTCGGTCGCGGCCGCGCAGTACCGCGGTGGCGGCCTGGACCCCGCCCTGCAACTCGTCCTGTCCGAGGACCCGGACGGCTACCTGGAGGGCGCCGCCGTCGCCGAACGGGTGGGCAGCCGCCAGCGGGCGGCGGTGGGCCGCGTACGCGCACAGCTCCGGGAGATCGAGCGGTTGCGGGGAGCCGCGCGCATCGAGGTGAACTCCCTGACGTCCCGCCGGGCCGAACTGAAACGGCACGAGGAGACGATCACCGGCAGGCTGAGCACCGCCCGCCGGCTGCTGTCCCGGCTGCCGTCCGGGCACCGCGCGGGGCTCGCCGACAGCACCGACCGCGCCGCACGCTCGTCGACGGGCTCCCGGGACGGCCTGACGGCGCCCGGATCCGTCACCTCCCTCGCCCCCGGCCCCCGCGCGGCGCGGGCCGTCTCCTACGCCTACCAGAAGCTAGGCAGCCCCTACGTCTGGGGCGCGACCGGCCCCGACGCGTTCGACTGCTCGGGCCTCGTCCAGGCCGCGTACCGCTCCGCCGGGGTGTCCCTGCCCCGCACGACCTACGCACAGATCGGCGCCGGCCGCCGCGTCCCGCGCTCCGAACTGCTCCCCGGCGACCTGGTCTTCTTCTACTCCGGCATCAGTCACGTCGGCATCTACGTCGGCGGCGGCCGGATGATCCACGCCCCGAACCCCTCGGCACCGGTGCGCCTGGCACCCCTCGACGAGATGCCGTTCGCGGGCGCCACGCGGGTGGGCTGA